The sequence below is a genomic window from Bacteroidales bacterium MB20-C3-3.
CGTTGGTCTTCTCCATTTGAAGGACTGTCTTAATATTATCCTTGATAGCGTCAAACGGCTGGATTCCTGCCTCTCTTACTCCTGTAACAGCTACTACAAAGAAATATTTGTTGTCAATAGATATAATCTGAGAGACATCATTCTTTTTAGCTTCATAAATCCATCTGCTTATAGGTCTTGCATTTTTGTAGGTGGCTACAGTTTTTGCACCCTCTTCAATTCCTACAGCAGGAACAACTGAGAGATTCATCTCTTTAACGGCTGCCTGGAATTGCTCCATTTTGCCGTCAGCTTTAGATGCCAGTTCGTTTGCTTTTGAGTAGTAATCCTGGAATGTCTGTTTACTTGCCACAGCACTCTTCTCAAGCAGTGCAATCTGAACCTTCTTTACAGGAGCAGTCCTTTTGGAGGCCTTAACAATATGGAGACCATAGCTGGTTGCAACCTTAAGTGGTTTATTAAGAGGAGCTGTAAAGCAAGTATCAAGACCCGGAAGTTTCATAAGCTGAGTCATCCAGCCAAGTTCACCGGGAGCAACATTTGGATTTTTATCCAAAGAGTTCTCAGCAGCAAGAGTCTGGAAATCTGCACCTCCGTCAATAAGTTTGATAAGCGAATCTGCCTTAGCCATAGCTACCTCAGGAGCGCTGTTGTCAAGAAGAATATGCTCTACAAAAACTGAATCCGCAACACTCTTAATAGCATTTATTCTGGCTGCTCTGAATGTGTTACCCTCCTGGAATACAGGAAGAACAGCTGTTAAAGGAGCACTAAACGCAAAGCTGTCAAGCGCAGGAGATATAGAGGCTAGCTCTCCTTGCTTGAAGAGATAGTCGCTTAATTGTTTCTCTGAGTTTCTTGCTAGGAAAGACTTAAGATTGGTTGTAGTGGTAAACTCTTCGTAAACCTTCTCAATATCCTCTTTGGCAAGCTTGATGTCTTCTGCAGAAGGAATAACTTCAAAGACAACATAGTCAATGTCTCTGCTAGCCTTCATATCAAACTTAGCTTTGTTCTTGTTATAGTAATCCTTTATCTCTTGCTGAGAAACGGTTACAGTTGTGTCCGGCATAAAACCAAACGGTTGCATTACAAACGACACATCTGAAGTTGTGTTGTTCTCTGCAATTACCCTTTTCATCTCAACAGGGCTTGTTATAGTGCTCTTATCAAGCAGAGAGATATATTTTGTGAACATCTGGTCATTTTTGATACTTTTCTCAAGGAAACTCCAGTATGTCGCAAGATTACCTGATTCATCCTGAGGGATTGCCTTTACAAACTCAACAAGTTTGTTTCTGTCAAATGAGCCGTCCTGGCCCATGAAAGATTGCTCTCTCATAAGTACAGGTGATATTGATGTGCCCTGTGCAAGGTCAAGCAGCTCCTCCTCTCCTACTCCTATTCCGGCATTTTCTATTGATGGAATGAGAACATACTCTCCCATCAAGTCCTGCCATGCACTTTCGTTAACCATCTCCTGACCCTGTTCGTCAAGTGAAGCCTGGCCGGTAACCATCTGTTGAATCTGAGTAAAGTAGTCTATCTTTTTCTGGAACTCCTGGTAAGAGATTGCCTTGCCATTCATCTCTCCAACATCATATTTGGAGGTGAACATTGAGATAGCCGATTGCAATGTTTGTGCGTCAACTATAAAGGAAAGAAGTGCTATACCGATGATTACGGTAATGAAGACTCCCATTCTGACGCGGATCTTCTCGAGAACTGCCATTTTGTTTATTGTTAGATTAAATAGTTATTTTCTTGTAAGGCGCGAAGATAGTAATTTTTTTGTTCACCACACCTATTATAGGCCAAGGAGTTTGAGCCTCACCAGCTCCAGCCTGCTGCGTGTGGTTCTGAGTATTGTTATCTGGATATTTTCATATGTAAGAACATCTCCCTGCCTTGGAATATTCTCATTAAACCAGGTTATAAACCCTCCCAGAGTCTCATACTCTTCGCTCTCCGGAATCTCAAGTTCATACTCCCTGTTTAAATATTTTATCTCTAGCCTGGCAGAGAATATAAACTCACCCTCTCCTGTCTGTTTTTCGCGGAATTCGTCATTATCAAGCTCGTCAGAAATCTCCCCGAATATCTCCTCAATAAGATCTTCCAAAGTAACAATCCCAGCAGTCCCGCCCCATTTATCCAGAACAACAGCTATGGATCCTCTGTTTTTGGTCATAGTAGCAAGCAGATCTTTTGCTCCCATCTCTTCAGGATAGTACTCAATTTTTCTCAGTAATTCCCCTGCAGATTTTTTACCTGAAAGAAGATCTTTTGAGTGTATATAACCTGTAATCCTGTCAATATTTCCATCATAGACAGGGATTCTTGAGTAGTTTGAGTCCCTGAAAAGTGTTAGAATCTCTTCCGGTGTCGCCCCTGAGGAGATGGCCACAACCTCTGTTCTGGGTATCATGCACTCCCTCAGCAGTACATCGGGGAAGTTTATAGCATTATGAATTATTTCTGCCTCTGCCGACTCCTCTTCCTCCTCCTCAATAATCATAGAGGGGTTGTCTGCCCTTCTCAGCGAGAGCGGACTTGTGACCCTGGAGACAAAGAGAGCAAACCAGTACATATTCATCAATATCACATCCGGATACCTTGATGCAATCCATTTTGGAAGTACGGTACCGATAAGGATAATTATCAACGCAGATATTAAAATAATAACAGATACCTTAGCATAAAACGGCATATCTCCCGGCAGCCAGCCTCTAAAGGCCA
It includes:
- a CDS encoding hemolysin family protein codes for the protein MITAIIIALVGLILFITATLTETALTSCNRLRIELDIKQEKPYAIHAERLLGNKVLLLWSFKFFRSVMTALATISFTVLAFRGWLPGDMPFYAKVSVIILISALIIILIGTVLPKWIASRYPDVILMNMYWFALFVSRVTSPLSLRRADNPSMIIEEEEEESAEAEIIHNAINFPDVLLRECMIPRTEVVAISSGATPEEILTLFRDSNYSRIPVYDGNIDRITGYIHSKDLLSGKKSAGELLRKIEYYPEEMGAKDLLATMTKNRGSIAVVLDKWGGTAGIVTLEDLIEEIFGEISDELDNDEFREKQTGEGEFIFSARLEIKYLNREYELEIPESEEYETLGGFITWFNENIPRQGDVLTYENIQITILRTTRSRLELVRLKLLGL
- a CDS encoding SurA N-terminal domain-containing protein is translated as MAVLEKIRVRMGVFITVIIGIALLSFIVDAQTLQSAISMFTSKYDVGEMNGKAISYQEFQKKIDYFTQIQQMVTGQASLDEQGQEMVNESAWQDLMGEYVLIPSIENAGIGVGEEELLDLAQGTSISPVLMREQSFMGQDGSFDRNKLVEFVKAIPQDESGNLATYWSFLEKSIKNDQMFTKYISLLDKSTITSPVEMKRVIAENNTTSDVSFVMQPFGFMPDTTVTVSQQEIKDYYNKNKAKFDMKASRDIDYVVFEVIPSAEDIKLAKEDIEKVYEEFTTTTNLKSFLARNSEKQLSDYLFKQGELASISPALDSFAFSAPLTAVLPVFQEGNTFRAARINAIKSVADSVFVEHILLDNSAPEVAMAKADSLIKLIDGGADFQTLAAENSLDKNPNVAPGELGWMTQLMKLPGLDTCFTAPLNKPLKVATSYGLHIVKASKRTAPVKKVQIALLEKSAVASKQTFQDYYSKANELASKADGKMEQFQAAVKEMNLSVVPAVGIEEGAKTVATYKNARPISRWIYEAKKNDVSQIISIDNKYFFVVAVTGVREAGIQPFDAIKDNIKTVLQMEKTNEKFFQSVKEKLAGTNSIETVAEILGTTVSKQSGISFGAMGAQSMDPVFIGAATSAPENKLTGPVKGNLGIYVLNVDARVQGEFFTEQDAKMRSGQMFSYKLQQLQSIFEKTGKVKDNRLKFF